Within Pecten maximus chromosome 15, xPecMax1.1, whole genome shotgun sequence, the genomic segment TTCATTTTTCtctaaacaaaatggccgagcTTTTAATCAATTATCCATGAGCCAGTTGATTGTTCAATCAACTTTGCCGgttattattttttaagatatttctttttaattactATAGTGCTTAGAAATTTAGAGTAACCAACCAAAAAATAACCAGTCAAATTAACCCCAATTTTGGAGTAATTAAAGTATTATGTGTTAACCAAATCAGTTTTTGTGTCCTACTTTACTTAAAGATTGACCttaaatgatacaatacaatgtagtttCTAATTTATAAAGTTAATCTGCCTCAAGATGCTCTTGATCAAGTGGCTTGacaagagttatctcccttacactAGTCAAACATGTGGAAGCTATAATTACAACCagtcaaaacagaaaaaataagcTTTCAGTATTGTTTAGAGGAATAATTTTACATGCTCTGGTgttgtattttcatatttttgataaaacGATGGAGgcaatatatatttgaattgatAGTTTAGATTATAACTGAACAGCAGGGAAAATGTTATGAACTTTTATAAAAATTGATTCAAATATTTCGGTTTCTCTTGCAGAAAGATGGTTTTGTAACTCCTGCCACTCCAGATATCCCAAAGTCATCCTGCCACTATGGCCAAACCAAACAAATGAGAATAGATGGCATTACAAACAATGGTAATATTATTTGCCTTATTGTTAAGGCCCTGTATCGAAGATAATGGTGCCCTATTGTAATcactttgtctgtctgtctgtctgtctagacatctgtctgtccatcaacAAATTTTACTCCTGGCTATGATGTTAACATTTATGGACTGATTCACATAACACTTGAGTCTAGATGTTGAGTTCACGAAAATGCACAGTAAGCTAAAAAGTCAAGGTCAACTGTTAAGGTTATCAGGCTTTTCAcagatgaacattttgttatcacATGGTGAAGCAAAGttgttcagaattaaacaatGAGTTTAATgactaaaggtcaaggttatcagGTCAGACGTCAAGGTCCAATTTTGACTTTTCACTTCTTTTCACTCTGAAGTAATGTTTTTGTTGGAATTTAGCAAGGAGTCATTTGaccaaaagtcaaggtcaaatgtcaaggttatCATgctcaaaggtcaaagtcaaattttgcatcttTTTACTGATGGAAATTCTATTATGACACAAAAAAGCAAAACTGTTTCCAATTACCTTCACAAGGAGTctactgaccaaaggtcaaggtcatccgggcagaggtcagggtcactgggtcaaaggtaAGCTCAATTTGTGTAGCTCTTTAGGTTATTTGGCCGGAAAGGTCAGGATTacctatagccatcatgctCCGTCCATCGTTGTGGGAAGGCAATCATATtctatataaatgaggctagtttGACCCCTGTGGCCAGAGtggcagggccccaaaagggctCTTTGTAACCCTACACCTTGTTAACTCTTTTGATTTTTGATTACGtccaaatttggtgaaaaacatcattgggggaagttaatcattttatataaatgaggctggtgtgatcCCTTGGGCCAGTGGGGTGGAGCTCCAAAGAGGGAACttaatgaaattttgcttttaaactttactcctccttaacccttggtggattataaacaaattttatGTGAAACGTTTTAGGGGAGGACAATCataaggggaactttgatgaaattttgcctttaaaaccctactcttTCTTCAACTTTgagtggattacaactaaatttgctGTGAAACATCATGTTGGGGAGaccaatcatattttatataaatgcggCTCGTGTGACCCATGTGGCCCACCTGGTGAGGCCCTtaaaggggaactttgctgtaattttgctttctttttcattataatcattcaatagtcagatgaccattaagggCCATTTCCCTTTTGTTTTtcataaacattttcttttgaCACTATGAAGCAGTGTTTGTTAGAATTAAACAATGTGTCagctgaccaaaggtcaaggtgaaaTTCTGTAGTTTTTCACCGACAAACATTTGGTTATGAACATATGAAGCAATGTCGGTTGGATTTTAACAAAGAGTAAAATGGTCAAAGATCAAGGGCACTGGTCAAAGGTCAGACTTGAATTCATATCCTTCcactgatgaatattttgtttggaTGCTTTGAAGAAGTGTTGGTGAGAAATTAATGAGTCAACTGACAAAAGGTCAAGGTttcagggtcaaaggtcatgttCCATCTGTCATGGCATGATGAACCAAAGACACAGATCAtttggtcaaaggtcatggtcaacGTTATATACTGttgaacattttattatgacattatgaagcaaagctagttggaattaaacaaggagtcaactgCCCAAAGTTCAAGGTCTGGTTCAAAAGTGAAGGTAATTGGATTATAGTTTGTTAGTTTATCACCCCTGAACAGCTAGTGTTATGTTGAGGCAGGAATTATTGTAGTAGATAGTGGCTACTTTACTGTATGACATAGTGCCATGGGTAGGAGTATCAAACCACTCACCTGAGATCTTCACTTGAGGTTATATGGCCAACACTATAAGCAAGTGATATGAGCTATATTGTAGCCCCTGCTGGATTAAAGGTCGAAGTGGATCTCTGCCTATGACCTTGGCTCATGATGGGGaaggttttgaaataaaacaaataaaaaaaaacaaatgaagaTTGCACcagtattttcatttcttttagcCCAGCAAATATTGAGGTGGAAGGAAACAATAGTCACATCATAGTAAatgtgaaatgtatattttgctttCTTGCAATTATTTTTGAAGTCcaaatgtcaaacatcaaatTTAGCTATATCGACAGATGTTtttttgatgattatggggATACATTGCCACAATAAGGTACCCTTGCTGACCTGACAGTTTCTAGTttgttctacatgtatatattgatttgtttgaAACTGTTTTTGCTACTATATAGTGTCCTTTGATTGgtttttctatgtttttcttTCCTAATATTACACTAACTATAAACATCGCACTTCAACTTTAGCCAGTTAACAGGTTTACCCCAGTATACATGCTTTTGTTCTTTCGTAAAGACATATTACAGCTTAAATGGCAATACACAAAGAATAGTTAATTATATGTAATCTCAGTATGATGGGCTTTttaaagagttattgccctttgattCTCACAGCGTTTTAGCTTATCCTGCGATCTCCTTTGGACATAAAGTTTGGTTtcagaaaataaagaaaacaaaaacaaaaccaaaaaatataataatagttGTCACACCAAGGCATTATTGTTTGTTACATAACATCAGCAGAAGTTAAGGTTGATAAAAGTCTCTATTATTTAAACGAATAATTGATAAAAGTACTTTCTTTAATGTGTCAGAAGGTGAAGGATACAGTTTGGATAATGTTGTTAACCACGTCACTGGCCAGCTACAAGACGAAAATTGTACAGTCAATCAGATGCCCTCTTCTTCACAAAAGGTCCTACATTCATTCAAACCCATTGTCGACGTCATGAAAGGTAAAGCAACACAATTGATATTACATtaaatgatgatgaaaatgttcACCCAAAAGAAACTGTTGACTTTCAAATAAAAAGTTCTTTGGAAAGTTTGCCAGCATCACAACTGTTGGGTTATTatctttaattttaatattcataatattCAATCTGGTCTGGGTCTGTTAAAAAACTATTAAATAGCAGATACATCACGCCTAAGCTATTGTGCTAGATGGTAGAATTGTTCGAATTGGAATGGAGTTGATTAGAGTTGTCTTTCTTTGCATCGTTTGTGACAACAGTGCATGGCACCAAACGTAATCGATTTCTTCCTGGTAAGGATACCCATTTTATTGTTTGAAAGAACTGATTAAAACACAGTGAAAATATAAtagttttttttcccaatttctataatttttcttctttttttctctcttgatattttcaattttattggAGTTACTTTTTTACCATGGAAAATTGATATTAGTATACTGCAATTGCCCAGTATTAATTCTACTTGTCGCATGTAAATAACATATGCTCATTTCAATTACATATTTACCCCTCACGACATTTGATAGGAAAAAGGGATGTCAAAACCAACTGAATATGATGTAATGGTATAAAGTCCGATATTGTGCATGAAAATACTGACAGTATTTATCAATACAGACTACCACTTTCTAGTCAAGAATTTGAAGTTGTGAAAGTCTAGAGGAATTGACTGTTTTAACTGTTCAAAGAATTAAAGATGCAGATGTTAGCTGTAGGAGTAAAAAGATTACTTATTTCTGTTTCAGATTTGTCAGAAGAATCTAAAAATGTACATGACCAGTTTTCCAATATGTTCAGGTAGGTAACGATACGATATTCATTGCTTATCCAAGCAACAAAATTTTCTTAAGGGGCCTAGGCTAGGCCTATGATTGGAATATGATGACATTTGTTTTATGTAACCAGCTTTGTCCTCTGATAGATCTGAAATTCATACATCAAACACATTTTTCTCCAAATTTACTTCAATGGAAGGAAACTTCACATCTTAATCATCTTCATCCCTAGATCAACAgcaaaacccaaacaaacaattaTTATGCTGGTATATGTTAAAATGACCCATTTCTAATTACCCATGACTAAGAAAATCCTTCTTCGAACCCCCATTGATGACGCCATAGAAAAATAATATACCTACCTCAAACACGTATCTGCGCACTATACATGAGTGCGCAttatacgcgaatatttacggtattcTATCGCAATCCCTGACCATATTGACACCTCCTGGGGAATTTCTAGGACAATGGGGATCATGTGTTGTAACTACATAAGGGCACAATGAAGAATTCAGAATAGTTTTGTGAAacagttgtttttttcagtttctgatttATCACCATGCCTTGATGATAATGAATGAGTCATAGTGTGGGACGTATGCCTATAGATAAAGCTAAGGTTTCTTGAAACAACCGAATTGTGGCTTAATCAAATTTAGAACATTATCgaggttttttttcccaaacatTCACTGATAAGTGTTACATGAAttgaaacatgaaaatattCGCTATTTTGTAAAAACCTAAAAACAGCTTACACATTTGGTGCGATAAAAAGATTGCCAAACAATTATGATTACATTAGCAAATGGGGTAAGGACAACAATATCAAGAAACTGTATGCATCATTGCAATAATCATTTTAAGTTTCAGAAAAAGCTAAAAtcttttcataaaatatattaattatgtaGTATACCAATGGAGCTTCGTGTATTATCGTGCATTTTAAGTAATGTAGTGAATTTTAACTTACATTTTTAGAGAAATACATTATGTTCAAACCTGAATTAATTACAGACGTCGGCGTCCGTAATAGCAATATTCTGGTTTGGTCACTGAATGCTTAATAACAGTTTTATTCTCTCTTTGTTTGTTTAAATCATAGTTTGTTATGTTTAAGTTAAGCAAACtaattgggcacaagttatgtTAGATTATTGAAGCCCTCTTCTCaattaatacatataaacaacgAGACATCGTTAATGTATCTATTTATACACGTTATATAGCCAAACAATAGATTTATCGAAGGAAAGAGAAAGAAAACTATTCTACaattaatacatacaaacaacgAGACACCGTTAATGTATCTATTTATACACGTTATATAGCCAAACAATAGATTTATCGAAGGAAAGAGAAAGAAAGCTATTCTACAAAAGGCATACAGATAAATCGCATCTTGAAATACGGATTTAATAGTAGCCATAATGTATGCTGAATAAAgaatataaaattgtatcatATAGAGGAGATGTTGAGAAAATCAAAATTGACCTGAATAAGATACAGAACGGGAGGTGTTTTAATCCCGTAATTAAATCACATTTTTCGTATTGGATCATTTCAGATAGATTCTGTTGACTTGTTAGACATCTGATAGTTTTATATTGAATTATGTGTGacgtcattgttttatttgcCAAGTATTTCTGTAATTCGAATCTTCTGTCAATTGTTTACATACTTATACAGACGAAAACTAAGCTTTCCATTGTGAGAAATCTCAACTCGATTAACATCAACAAGTAGATATGCtttaaagaaacattttaattgTCAGAATTTCGTAAGATAGTTTAATCCTGGTTATGCAATGGACTGGATGAGAAggcaaatatgaaataaaagtttatttttcaacaatcaaatttttgctttattttagATAGGATATACTGTAATAAACAAATGACAATTTTATGGCTCgtgttaaaattaaatattttacacaaaTGTGGAAAATTTGCATATGGAAATATCCAGTTTCGTATATTTTAGAAGTTCATTTGTATATGATTTGATGTTTGCGGTTGGaatgtatttaactgtgatagGATATGACATTTTGAGTTTCAAATATTGAACAATTAATCTAAATGGTATGCATATTACACACCCGATGTCGATTTTAAAAGTTCTTTCCTTCCAGGGAAAGTGAAGAGTACGAAACAATTTGTCCGGAAAAGTTGGACAAGCTGATTGGAGAAGCGACAGCACTGGAGGAGAACCTAAACCAACAGAAACAAGTGTTGTGTAGTAGACTGAAGGCGTTGTCGCGTACACTGCAGCtactgtgatgttgtctgtcgTAAACGCTAATGTTTCTCTGAAGTTATCTGTGTAGTTGACTGTCCTGTACACTCTAGTTTCTGTGACGTTATCCCCATCCCCGACAGAAGGAGTTGTCGAGAACTCTTCGCTTATTGTAAGGTTCTCTGTGCCACCAGCTGTAAGATCTGTCGTGTACATATCAGTCAATTTTTCAGTTGCTGTTTAACCTTGCTACCATTTATGTGGTATTGTGAAGGTCATGAGGAGTAATCACAGTTTCCGTTATTTTCACCTCATTGCAGTAATTTTAACATTAAGATAATAGCaattacctgtgttatatagactTATTGTTGTTGGATATTTCTTGACTACCGTAGATATGTTTGATTTAAATGTGTAAGAGGCGTAATGTGATGACCTTATGACTATCGTAAACTATTAATAActattacatgtaataaaaaTTCATGTTTACTGAATGCAAAATAGAACTAGCATTTATTTGTTATGTATTTGATTAAATTGATTGTTTCCTTTGTCATATTTTATAATAGATAATTGAAAACTTTTGCAATTGAAATATCTATGAACCTGCAACAAACTGATTACTGTTGCATACAATCGCTCGTTTTAGAAACATGCAATCCTGGTTCACTGTACTTTGTTTTTATTACTTTTAGATGTCGGATCTACAATTTATGtttcaaaacagaaattatccaaggaaagaaaaaaactcGTTTTGATGATAGAATTAGTTCTCTaaagataaatatgtaaatgttatgGTATTCTTACTAATGCAGTGACTATTAGTTCACAATAACATTAGTTCACAGTAACAATAACACTGTGAACATTCGAAGTTTAGACAGTAACAGAAGAAAATATTCATGGATTAAGAACTGTAAGCTAtatgtatagaggatatctaacagtgtcttcagtaataccaaatatatttcactcgtgtggctaatattttgatatttttcacgagtgcgcagggaaatatatttggtattactgaagacactgttagatattctgtttattacatttttgatcaacgaaaaacctatcccgtatgctaactaggcctacagcgaaagtttgcatacaaaaaaagtagttctccctgtccaggtgctgacatatatgtcgggctttctgattggtcaattattttggtatttcctaatcattaatttgattggtcaaatcagcaaaagtgatattttttactatagaatgaataatttttgatatttttctggtaaaaatgtaataaatatatttagcATATTTTTACGTAAGTACCCCCAACCCCATCCCTTTTATTTCAGGCACCGTTCATGTCACAAATATCTGTCTTTATAATGTAGTAGATATTCCTTACGAAACATAATGATGGCAACTTATACGATGAAGTTATAGATGTAAATCATTTGGCTTACTAAACCAGTTGGAACTTTATATGTCATACAACTTGTATTATCTTAACCTACACATTTGCAAAATCATATTAAAGTTCAAAATTCTAAAAAGGTTGTTtagaaaaaggggaaaaaagaaggaaaaaaaaacaattacagcGTCTTTTCTCATTATGTTTATCTTCAATTTAATACATGTTTATCGTCATGAAACAAACTTcctttaattatttctttttatactGTACGTAACATACCACTATCAAAATGTACCGTTTCATATTTGACCATTACTCCATTTCATGAAAATGCTCCCGTTTCGTTAAAATTTCAAGAGCAGTTTTACAGGTATTTCTCcaatttgatttgaaataaatacCCGTTCATTGGAAAATCAGATGATTGTTCGAAATGCATACACATGAGAACGGTACATTTAAAAAAGTAATTGTATGTCTGATTAAGCTAGTCGTATTATTTTGCTTTGGTAAATAGAACATGCCGTATATTAACGTATTCAATTTGATATATCGTGATGTCATGAAATGGGACGAATGCAGTGCTGTAAACGACTAGTCCAATTAGAGAAGTTTTCAGTTATGTTGGATCTAAAGCGAATCATGATCAGTTCTGGCCGTTGTGTTCAAACACTCCAATTGCTTCTCGTTAACAAAGCTTTTCCGTACAGACTGTTATTGACATGTTGACGTAAGGAAACCAATGGATTAATAAAAACAATGGGTTTTTACTATAGCATTGACTACTGTTACTATTTCCGGTCAGTACTGGCACACAACCTCGGTAATTCGTACTTGTTAAATATCTCCATCATATCAAATATCAACACCCTTTTAGTTTGGTTTAATCGCATCTTACATAAAACCAttctctttttcttcttttttttttggcaaaactttgaataaaaaaataaatgaattgatatgaaaatataaaatcaaaagaaTGTTTTCAATGAAAAATCAGATGTAGGATAATGCATTTTGTAGGCTTTTtaacaaacaaattatatttatatttggttTGTGTCTCAAAACGCAAAGCCCAAATCaactttgatattatttttcttCTGACGTTTTCCTCGAGTTGTTTAGTATTCCATTACCAGTTAAATAAAATTGCTCGGAATTTAAACTGTACTGTTAAAAAGAGattattttaacacatttataaCATTAAAGGTACTGTTATTTTCATGTAAATTGGATATTCATtaaatacgtacaattaattaccTCTTGGATGTCTCCTGAATAGGTTTTACATGTAGACACTTCCCCCAAAATTACTGTTTGTTTAACAACCGGACTTTATCGAAATCATGATAGTTGAATGATATTTGGTTACACCCCCACATTTCAACATATCCAATAGTAACGCTAGTCTATCCGATCGGTTATAGCATTTttatcaatacacatataaTGATACTGCCTTTTTATTGCAAGGTAAAGAAAAGAATTGTGGCAAAATATGGTAattgacaatgttttattttgcaGTATTTACAACTGTCAGAGAAACATATTGGGCACAGATGTTTCCcatatttcaacattaaatatgattatattacgtataataatgtttaatattaTTGAATATCTTTTCACTCATTGATTATAAGAATCATTATATCACATATTTGTGTCTTTGATATGATTTTCTTCCTGAATTCGTCGGATATGGATAAGCACTCGAACCGTTTCAAAGTGGTGCAATGTTCTGTGATATTTCCAGGCTAAGTATCAACATGTATTCTGGTTATAAGCATTTGGGGCAGGACGTCGCCGAACACCAAGACTTTCCCATTTCACCCAAGATAGTCTCGCTGTCAGATCTGAAAGATGAAAAGGATATGGTTTCAGTTTctgtttaaatataattataatcgaCAGAAATTAAAGTACAGTGTGTGGATTtggaaatagaaataaaaacagaatgtcTGTTTTCGTAATCGCAACATGTCCGAGCTAGACGAACAAGCAGATGATTTATTTTCTCATAATAATTcctaaaataaaattgtaaaataacaaCATTAGGCAATTTTGTTGAGGTTTGCCTGGACACGTTTGATTGTAAACCAGATCAGGCTAAAGATTGACGtcatttataatattttcaaataattcacGTTTTTTCCGAATTCATAGTTCTACAGTTTTACGATttcaatcatttatttgaaaatatgtaatattaacGATGAACGTAGCAAATATGTTTGAAAACAATGACACTAAAGGGTCTATATGGGATGAGCCTATTAAAAAGCAGTTTTCCTGCAATACAAgtaaatataaagtaaataacAGCATTTAAGCAAATCTGACTAACATTGTGttttacataattaattatgaatttttagttcaatatctatatttaattgtagTCAGTAGTATTAAGTTATCCTTTTCATCCATAATTATCGATGATGTTATACATATGAATTTAGAAGAAAATAACACCccaaaaattacaaaaactatttaaaaaatcGTTGAAGCCGT encodes:
- the LOC117344277 gene encoding uncharacterized protein LOC117344277, with the translated sequence MEQEQNTSQIEEGQDLQGYENSTSQEYYQKHGDEESSSFRTTQREDGYLQEQEVIEACQSINTSPRKRKIDKDGFVTPATPDIPKSSCHYGQTKQMRIDGITNNEGEGYSLDNVVNHVTGQLQDENCTVNQMPSSSQKVLHSFKPIVDVMKDLSEESKNVHDQFSNMFRESEEYETICPEKLDKLIGEATALEENLNQQKQVLCSRLKALSRTLQLL